The window TGCCCTTCGGGGCCTGCGGGTCACGGGTCTGCTTGGAGAGGGTCACCTGCGCCTTGTCGGCGGTCGGGGCCTTCTCTTCCTTGGCACGGCTACGGAACACAAAACCCAAGGGTACGGGCTTCACCGGCATGGACCACAGTCCGGCGGGGAACGATCCCGCAACGCCGGGCGTCTGTAGGGGACAGACAAGACGTTTCCGGGGAGGTTCCGCCGGGGTCCGGGTGGGGGATCACCTACTCCCTGCGCCGGAGCGGTACCGTCCACGGTCGTCCTTGGGGATGAGCGCATCACCGCCCGAACAGTGCGGTAATGGAGGCAGGGCCCGTACTGTGGGTCCTGTCGCAGGATCTGTGAGCTGGAGTCCGTCAGAAGGGGGCGCGCGAAGCCCATGAGCGGTGTCATGAAGCGTATGGGGATGATCTTCCGCGCGAAGGCGAACAAGGCCCTTGACCGGGCCGAGGACCCGCGCGAGACCCTCGATTACTCGTACCAGAAGCAGCTGGAGCTGCTCCAGAAGGTGCGCCGCGGCGTCGCCGACGTGGCGACGTCCCGCAAGCGCCTGGAACTCCAGCTCAACCAGTTGCAGCAGCAGTCCTCCAAGCTGGAGGACCAGGGCCGCAAGGCGCTCGCGCTCGGCCGCGAGGACCTCGCCCGTGAGGCGCTGTCCCGCCGTGCCGCCCTCCAGCAGCAGGTGACGGACCTGGAGACGCAGCACACCACCCTCCAGGGCGAGGAGGAGAAGCTCACCCTGGCGGCCCAGCGCCTGCAGGCCAAGGTCGACGCCTTCCGGACGAAGAAGGAGACCATCAAGGCCACCTACACCGCCGCGCAGGCCCAGACCCGCATCGGCGAGGCCTTCTCCGGCATCTCCGAGGAGATGGGCGACGTCGGCCTGGCCATCCAGCGTGCCGAGGACAAGACCGCCCAGCTCCAGGCCCGGGCCGGCGCCATCGACGAGTTGCTCGCCTCCGGCGCCCTCGAAGACCCCTCCGGCATGGCCAAGGACGACATCCAGGCCGAGCTGGACCGGCTCTCCGGTGGTACGGATGTAGAGCTGGAACTGCAGCGCATGAAGGCCGAGCTGGCCGGGGGCTCCCCGCAGCAGGCCCTCGAGGGCGGCACCGGTCAGGGGCAGTCCCAGCAGCAGCCGCAGGACACCCCGCGCTTCGACAAGCAGTAGCCCGGCGCCGGGGCCCCGAGCCGAGGAGGCGGACGTGATCGTACGGATCATGGGGGAGGGTCAGGTGAAGCTGGACGACTCCCACTTCCCTGAGCTGAACAAGCTGGACGACGAGCTGCTGGCGGAGGTGGAGAGCGGCGACGACGACGGCTTCCGTCGCACGCTCACCGCTCTCCTGGACGCGGTCCACCGGCTCGGCACCCCGCTGCCGGACGACGCGCTGGAACCCTCCGAACTGATCCTGCCGTCGCCCGACGCGACGCTGGAGGAGGTCCGGGACCTCCTCGGCGACGACGGCCTGATCCCGGGCTGACCCGGGGCGGCCCCGGGGGTCAGCCCAGGGTGAACCAGGTGGTGCGGGACTTCTGCCACTCCGGGTGGGTGAGGTCCTTCGCCTCCACGCCGTCGCCGTACAGGTCGGCCGCCCCGTCGTCGGTGATCAGCTGCACCCGGGCGCCGGCCACGGACAGGTCGGGCACGGACACGACCGACTCCCAGCCGCCCGCGTCCGCCGTCGGCAGATCCAGCACCTTGACCGGCTGGTGCCCGGCCACGCCGTCCCACGAGTAGAGCGCGTACGGGTCGCTGTTGTCGTCGGCGGCCCAGGACCCCGCGACGATCAGGTACTGCCCCTGGTCGTTGCGGCGCAGGTCGCGGATGGCCAGGCCGCCGAGGTCCAGCTCGATCGGCGTGCCGAAGGTCGCCTTGGCGCCGCGCACCACCTGGTCCATGTCGGTGACCGGCACGATCAGCGCCTTCCCGCCGGTCCGCGGCGGCACCAGCGGGGCCCGGAAGCCGACGTAGGCGGTGGTCGTGGAGCCCGGCGCGAACTCCAGCCCCTCGACGTTGAAGCCGTCGATCTGCTTCGGGACCTGCCCGGCCGCGGTCCCGGCGGCGAAGCCGTACCGGTTGCCGTTCGCCTTGTCCCAGGCCACCAGGTCGTCGCGGAGGCGGTGGCCCGCGCTGCCGAAGGCCAGCTGGGTGGCGGCGCCCGAGCCGGAGACGGTCGTGGTGAACACGGTGTTCCGGTCGGCCTTGTACTCGCCGTCCTTGTTGTTGCCCAGCGAGCCCGTCCAGTAGACGGTGTTCCCGACCCGCGCGGCCCCCTCGATGTCGACCTCCTTGTCGGCGCCCAGGGCGTTGTCCAGGTCCCAGGTGCGCACCGGAGCGCCGGAGGCCGCGCCGTCGTACAGGCGCAGGGTGTTGTCCTCGTCGTTGGCGACCACGACGTACCCGCCGCCGAAGTCCACGCCGGCGGAGGCGTCCGAGGCTCCGGTCAGGTAGCGGGCGTCGGCGCTGTGCTGGACGGCCGGGGAGGCCGCGTAGCGCAGGGTCGTGGTGGCGGTCTTGCCGCCGAGCCCGGTCACCTTCAGGGTGAGGTCGGCGTAGCCCTGGGCGTGCGCGGTGACGGCGACGGTACGGGTGCCGCCGGTGCCGGTGACCCGGACGTCGCCCGTGCCGGCCACACCGGCCTTGCTGGTCCCGCTCGCGGCCACCGTCAGGGCGGAGGCGTCGGCGCCGCTCTGGGCGACGGTGACGGTGACCACCGGGTCCCCGGTGCTGCCGACCGCGCCCGAGAGGTAGGAGGCCGACAGCTTGATCGTCGGCGTGCCGTAGGTGACGGCGTGGGCGGATCCGCTGAGGCCGGTGGCAGAGACCAGGGCGGCAGCGGCGGCGGACCAGATCACTCGGAGCGGGAGGGGGCGCACGGGATGCCTTTCGTCGGCGGGATGCTGGCGAGAAGGCTGAGCGCGACCGGCCAACGGGACGCGTCCGCCGGTGGTCCGGGTACCCAACAGCTCGCGGCGGGTTGTGGATCGACGCCGGGGGCCCGGCGGCCGGGGCGGGGCGCCCGCCGGCTCGGGACGCGTCGTCGGCGGGCGGCCGCGGGACCGTCGTGACCGGTCGCGCGCTTCCCCGCGCCTCTGGGGGCGGCGGCACCTTGCACGCGCGGGCAGGCGGGCCGGCCCCCCGGCCGGCACCGGTACCGCGCACTGTCCGGCCCCGGCTCCGGGACCTTTTGGTGACCGGCATCCGAAACGCCCGTACTGTTCAGTCCCGTGAGCACTCTCGACCGCGCCCGCCGCAGCCTCAAGGCCCACCCTCTGGCGCTGGACGCGGCCATCGCCGCCGGCGTGCTGCTGTGCATGGTCGCCGGTTCCTTCGTCGTGCCGAAGGACGGGCACGGGGTCAGCTGGGGCGTCCGCACCCCCGACCCCTTCGCCCTCCTCCTCATGCTCCTCGGCGCCGCCGCCCTCGTCTTCCGCCGCCGCGCCCCCAAGACGGTCCTCGCCGTCACCGGCGGCGTCTCCCTGGTCGAGTTCGTCACCGGCGACCCGCGTGCCCCCGTGGCGATGTCCGCCGTCATCGCCCTGTACACCGTCGCCTCCACCACCGACCGCTCCACCACCTGGCGCGTCGGTCTGCTCACCATGACCGTGCTGACGGCCGGCGCCATGCTCGGCGGCCCGCTGCCCTGGTACGCGCAGGAGAACCTGGCCGTCCTAGCCTGGACCGGCATCGGCGCCACCGCCGGGGACGCCGTCCGCAGCCGGCGCGCCGTCATGCAGGCCATCCGGGAGCGCGCCGAGCGCGCCGAACGCACCCGCGAGGAGGAGGCCCGCCGCCGGGTCGCCGAGGAACGCCTGCGCATCGCCCGCGACCTGCACGACGTCGTCGCCCACCACATCGCCCTGGTGAACGTGCAGGCCGGGGTCGCCGCCCACGTCATGGACAAACGGCCCGACCAGGCCAAGGAGGCCCTCGCCCACGTCCGCGAGGCCAGCCGCAGCGCACTGAACGAACTGCGTGCCACCGTCGGGCTGCTGCGCCAGTCCGGCGACCCCGAGGCGCCCACGGAGCCCGCCCCCGGCCTCAGCCGCCTCGAGGAGCTGGCGGCCGCCGTCCGCAGCGCGGGTCTCCCGGTGGAGGTGGCCCGCGCCGACCAGGGCACCGACCTCCCGGCCGCCGTCGACCTGGCCGCCTACCGGATCGTCCAGGAGGCTCTGACGAACGTGCAGAAGCACGCGGGCGCCGGCGCCCGTGCCGAGGTGAGCGTCGTACGCGTCGGACCGCACGTCGAGATCACCGTCCTCGACGACGGGGCCGGACAGGACGCGGCGCCCGGGGGCGGCGGCGGACACGGGCTGCTGGGCATGCGGGAGCGGGTCTCCGCCCTCGGCGGCACCCTGACCACCGGCCCCCGCTACGGCGGCGGCTTCCGCGTCCATGCGATCCTGCCCGTCGAGACGCGTCCCGAGACCCGCTCCGGGACTCGTGCCGACACCCGCTGCGGGCCGCGTGCCGAGACCGGCCCCGGGACCCGTACCGACAGCCGTGCGCAGAGGCGTACGACGGCCCCGGGGGAGCCCGCATGACGATCCGTGTCCTGCTCGCCGACGACCAGGCGCTGCTGCGCAGCGCGTTCCGCGTGCTGGTCGACTCCGAGCCCGACATGGAGGTGGTGGGGGAGGCGTCCGACGGCGCCGAGGCGGTCCGGCTGGCCCGGACGGAGGCCCCCGACGTGGTCCTCATGGACATCCGGATGCCGGGCACCGACGGCCTCGCCGCCACCCGGGCGATCAGCGCCGACCCCGCCCTCGCACAGGTCCGTGTGGTCATCCTGACCACCTTCGAGGTCGACGACTACGTCGTGCAGGCCCTGCGCGCGGGCGCCTCCGGCTTCCTCGGCAAGGGCAGCGAGCCCGAGGAACTGCTCAACGCCATCCGGCTGGCCGCCGACGGCGACTCGCTGCTCTCCCCGGCCGCCACCAAGGGTCTGATCGCCCGCTTCCTCGCCCAGGGCGACGGCGACGACGGCCGTGACCCCGCCCGTTCCGAACGCCTCGGCGCGCTCACCGGCCGGGAGCGCCAGGTGCTCGTGCAGGTCGCCGGCGGACACTCCAACGACGACATCGCCGAACGCCTGGAGGTCAGCCCGCTGACCGTGAAGACGCACGTCAACCGGGCCATGGCCAAGCTCGGCGCCCGGGACCGGGCCCAGCTCGTGGTGATCGCGTACGAGTCCGGGCTGGTACGTCCGAGGACGGACTGATCTCCACCCGCGCGTACTGCGCGCGGAGTAGGGGGCGGATAAGGAACGGGACCTGGGGCCTACGGTTCGGCCCTCCGGCATGGCTCAGGGTGGTGGGGTGGGCGCGCCCGTGCGTCCCCCGCCGCTCCTGCCGCTCACAGAGAGAACCGGATCCATGTCCTGGCTGTCGAGATTCAGCCTCGCGCAACGCGCCCTCGTCGGGCTCGTCTCGCTCATCGCGCTCGCCTTCGGGCTGATCGCGATACCCCAGATCAAGCAGCAGCTGCTGCCCACCATCGAGCTGCCCATGGTGTCGGTCATCGCGCCGTACCAGGGCGCCTCGCCCGACGTGGTCGAGAAGCAGGTCGTCGAGCCCATCGAGGACAACCTGCAGGCCGTCGACGGCATCACCGGTGTCACCTCCACCGCGAGCGAGGGCAACGCCGTGATCATGGCGTCCTTCGACTACGGCAACGACACCGAGCGACTGGTCTCCGACGTCCAGCAGGCCGTCAACCGGGCCCGCAACCAGCTCCCGGACGACGTCGACCCGCAGGTCGTCTCCGGCTCCACGGACGACATGCCGACCGTGGTCCTCGCCGTCACCTCCGGCAAGGACCAGCAGGCCCTCGCCGACCAGATCGACAAGTCGGTCGTCCCGGTCCTGAAGAACATCGACGGAGTCGGCCGCGTCCAGGTCACCGGCGTCCACGACCAGCAGGTCACCGTCACCCCGGACGACGCGAAGATCGCCCGGGCCGGTCTCACCCCCGCCGCCCTCGGCCAGGCCCTCCAGGCGGGCGGCGCGACCGTCCCGGCGGGCTCCTTCGACGAGGACGGCGCCAACCGCACCGTCCAGATCGGCGGCGGTTTCACCTCGCTGAAGCAGATCCGCGACCTGCGGATCGCCGGCGAGGGCGGCAAGAGCCCCGTCCGCCTCGGTGCCGTGGCGACCGTCGCCGAGAAGCCGGCCCCGGCCGACTCCCTCACCCGCACCGACGGCCGGCCCAGCCTCGCCGTCAACGTCACCATGGACCACGACGGCAGCGCGGTCGCCATCTCCGACGCCGTCCAGGACAAGCTGCCCGGCCTGCGGACGGACC of the Streptomyces sp. 1222.5 genome contains:
- a CDS encoding PspA/IM30 family protein, which codes for MSGVMKRMGMIFRAKANKALDRAEDPRETLDYSYQKQLELLQKVRRGVADVATSRKRLELQLNQLQQQSSKLEDQGRKALALGREDLAREALSRRAALQQQVTDLETQHTTLQGEEEKLTLAAQRLQAKVDAFRTKKETIKATYTAAQAQTRIGEAFSGISEEMGDVGLAIQRAEDKTAQLQARAGAIDELLASGALEDPSGMAKDDIQAELDRLSGGTDVELELQRMKAELAGGSPQQALEGGTGQGQSQQQPQDTPRFDKQ
- a CDS encoding sensor histidine kinase — translated: MSTLDRARRSLKAHPLALDAAIAAGVLLCMVAGSFVVPKDGHGVSWGVRTPDPFALLLMLLGAAALVFRRRAPKTVLAVTGGVSLVEFVTGDPRAPVAMSAVIALYTVASTTDRSTTWRVGLLTMTVLTAGAMLGGPLPWYAQENLAVLAWTGIGATAGDAVRSRRAVMQAIRERAERAERTREEEARRRVAEERLRIARDLHDVVAHHIALVNVQAGVAAHVMDKRPDQAKEALAHVREASRSALNELRATVGLLRQSGDPEAPTEPAPGLSRLEELAAAVRSAGLPVEVARADQGTDLPAAVDLAAYRIVQEALTNVQKHAGAGARAEVSVVRVGPHVEITVLDDGAGQDAAPGGGGGHGLLGMRERVSALGGTLTTGPRYGGGFRVHAILPVETRPETRSGTRADTRCGPRAETGPGTRTDSRAQRRTTAPGEPA
- a CDS encoding response regulator transcription factor; amino-acid sequence: MTIRVLLADDQALLRSAFRVLVDSEPDMEVVGEASDGAEAVRLARTEAPDVVLMDIRMPGTDGLAATRAISADPALAQVRVVILTTFEVDDYVVQALRAGASGFLGKGSEPEELLNAIRLAADGDSLLSPAATKGLIARFLAQGDGDDGRDPARSERLGALTGRERQVLVQVAGGHSNDDIAERLEVSPLTVKTHVNRAMAKLGARDRAQLVVIAYESGLVRPRTD